From Nitratidesulfovibrio vulgaris str. Hildenborough, a single genomic window includes:
- a CDS encoding universal stress protein, which produces MRRILLGSDGSVEARHAEDHVIATLRREGGSVMALHVVDTDLMHYGLVDQLATQSDKETFLNYVREQGESECEARLGGFVERARKSGVHALLGVRWGEPLREVLAAATENGADEIVLPPHSWGMDFTTPHLAERLNRSSPCKITIMA; this is translated from the coding sequence ATGCGACGCATCCTTCTCGGCAGCGACGGTTCCGTAGAGGCACGGCACGCCGAAGACCACGTCATCGCCACCCTCCGCCGCGAAGGCGGCAGCGTGATGGCCCTGCATGTTGTGGATACCGACCTCATGCATTATGGCTTGGTGGACCAGCTTGCCACGCAGAGTGACAAGGAGACCTTCCTAAACTACGTGCGCGAGCAGGGCGAGAGCGAATGCGAGGCGCGTCTGGGCGGTTTCGTCGAGCGGGCGCGCAAGAGCGGCGTCCACGCGCTGCTCGGGGTGCGATGGGGCGAACCCCTGCGCGAGGTACTTGCCGCCGCCACCGAGAACGGCGCAGACGAGATAGTGCTGCCCCCGCACAGCTGGGGCATGGACTTCACCACCCCGCATCTCGCCGAACGCCTCAACCGTTCGAGCCCTTGCAAGATAACCATCATGGCCTAG
- a CDS encoding YeiH family protein: MSQNVISQPVEAQQSFARAVTESLPGLLLVCAVALVASFVAPKLEAYPLFKTYLSLKDFILAIIFGIIIRNTVGVPAVFQPGLRYSTIMTKTGIVIMGSSYSLAGLVSVGAQALVFIAVFLFGTALVMMWLCRKVGMSTPLAACLAAGMSVCGVSATIAIAPAVKAKNEDMAYSIAVVLMFGLLALIAFPLIGKVFNLTPEQFGAFAGVGIVNSAQVLAAGFGFSQEAGIVAGIYNIGRVVFLPFVVLMLAIMAAAQEAEQGNEVAKINKWQMIRDKFPLFVLGFLAIVCLNTAGVLTKPEVKMAKHFMEWAFLLGFASIGLTTRLSDLRAAGLNGFLFGFGVAGLKAALALAAVLLFMS, encoded by the coding sequence ATGTCCCAGAACGTCATCTCCCAGCCTGTCGAAGCCCAGCAGAGTTTCGCACGGGCCGTGACGGAGAGCCTTCCCGGCCTGCTGCTGGTCTGTGCGGTGGCCCTCGTCGCCAGCTTCGTGGCACCCAAGCTTGAAGCCTATCCGCTGTTCAAGACCTATCTCTCGCTCAAGGACTTCATCCTCGCCATCATCTTCGGCATCATCATCCGCAACACCGTGGGCGTTCCCGCCGTGTTCCAGCCGGGGCTGCGCTACTCGACCATCATGACCAAGACGGGCATCGTCATCATGGGTTCCAGCTATTCGCTGGCTGGCCTTGTCTCAGTGGGTGCACAGGCGCTGGTGTTCATCGCCGTGTTCCTGTTCGGAACGGCGCTGGTCATGATGTGGCTGTGCCGCAAGGTCGGCATGTCCACGCCTCTTGCCGCGTGTCTCGCGGCGGGCATGTCGGTGTGCGGCGTTTCCGCCACCATCGCCATCGCCCCCGCGGTCAAGGCCAAGAACGAGGACATGGCCTACTCCATCGCCGTGGTGCTCATGTTCGGCCTGCTGGCGCTCATCGCCTTCCCGCTCATCGGCAAGGTGTTCAACCTCACCCCCGAGCAGTTCGGTGCCTTCGCGGGCGTCGGCATCGTCAACTCGGCGCAGGTGCTGGCCGCGGGCTTCGGTTTCAGTCAGGAAGCGGGCATCGTCGCGGGCATCTACAACATCGGCCGCGTGGTCTTCCTGCCCTTCGTGGTGCTGATGCTCGCCATCATGGCCGCCGCACAGGAAGCCGAACAGGGCAACGAAGTCGCCAAGATCAACAAGTGGCAGATGATCCGCGACAAGTTCCCGCTGTTCGTCCTGGGCTTCCTCGCCATCGTGTGCCTCAACACGGCGGGCGTTCTCACCAAGCCCGAAGTGAAGATGGCCAAGCACTTCATGGAATGGGCCTTCCTGCTGGGCTTCGCCAGCATCGGTCTCACCACCCGTCTTTCCGACCTGCGCGCTGCGGGCCTCAACGGGTTCCTGTTCGGCTTCGGCGTAGCTGGCCTCAAGGCCGCCCTCGCCCTTGCCGCTGTCCTCCTCTTCATGAGCTAA